The following are encoded in a window of Candidatus Ozemobacteraceae bacterium genomic DNA:
- a CDS encoding peptide MFS transporter yields MAEYKDTVGKGEFLGHPIGLVVLFFTEMWERFSYYGMRGLLKLYMVNFLFVNLRQQFQGNTEMLIPGAPDDVLFWPTLQKLIPGEVGAKASMIYGLYTGLVYLTPVFGGMIADKYLGQRKTVAIGGILMAIGQFMLMSPNLFFVALLLLIIGNGAFKPNISTQVGNLYQPGDPRRDGAFTYFYMGINLGAFLTNFVCGTLAALYGWKYGFGAAGVGMLLGVTVYLLSQSYLAPDNMMKSKEEKHEDVVQTAETPSESGSSTTLTIVNGLLGIDILIAIALPIWGFMTSFSLNMIMGFLFTITAAFFINGLRKAKPALTEAEWQGIAALVGLCVLNIVFWSVYEQQGNTMQSWADEQTVWPIIFGFQIPSTWFQSFNPGVIFLLAPLLDMFWAWQNRRGKEPSSVTKMAIGSVILGLSFIVMVVGVRMVGDTKGSPFWPLFCTFLLTIGELYLSPVGLSLVTKVAPARVVSMMMGMWFLSSFAGNYLSGYIGTFYENKTLSKEAFFWLLTFLGLGTGGLMFAFNKPLKKILG; encoded by the coding sequence ATGGCAGAATACAAAGATACGGTCGGCAAAGGCGAATTCCTGGGGCACCCCATCGGGCTCGTCGTCCTGTTCTTCACGGAAATGTGGGAGCGCTTCTCCTACTACGGCATGCGAGGCCTGCTCAAGCTGTACATGGTGAACTTCCTGTTCGTGAACCTGCGGCAACAGTTCCAGGGCAACACGGAAATGCTGATCCCGGGCGCGCCTGACGACGTTCTGTTCTGGCCGACCCTCCAGAAACTCATCCCGGGCGAAGTCGGCGCCAAGGCCTCGATGATTTATGGATTGTATACCGGCCTCGTCTACCTGACGCCGGTCTTCGGCGGCATGATCGCCGACAAGTATCTCGGCCAGCGCAAAACCGTCGCCATCGGCGGCATCCTGATGGCGATCGGCCAGTTCATGCTGATGTCGCCCAACCTGTTCTTCGTCGCCCTCCTGCTCTTGATCATCGGGAACGGCGCGTTCAAGCCGAACATCTCGACACAGGTCGGCAACCTCTACCAGCCCGGCGATCCGCGAAGAGACGGCGCGTTTACCTACTTCTATATGGGCATCAACCTCGGCGCCTTCCTGACGAACTTCGTCTGCGGCACCCTGGCCGCCCTCTACGGTTGGAAATACGGCTTCGGCGCCGCCGGCGTCGGCATGCTGCTCGGCGTGACGGTCTACCTGCTCTCCCAGAGCTACCTCGCCCCCGACAACATGATGAAGAGCAAGGAAGAGAAGCACGAGGACGTCGTGCAGACTGCCGAAACACCCTCGGAATCGGGCTCGAGCACGACGCTCACGATCGTCAACGGGCTGCTCGGCATCGACATCCTGATCGCCATCGCGCTTCCCATCTGGGGCTTCATGACCTCGTTCTCCCTCAACATGATCATGGGCTTCCTGTTCACCATCACTGCCGCCTTCTTCATCAATGGCCTGCGGAAAGCGAAGCCGGCCCTCACCGAGGCTGAATGGCAGGGCATCGCGGCCCTCGTCGGCCTGTGCGTTCTCAACATCGTCTTCTGGTCGGTGTATGAACAACAGGGCAACACGATGCAGAGCTGGGCCGACGAACAGACGGTCTGGCCGATCATCTTCGGCTTCCAGATTCCCTCGACCTGGTTCCAGTCGTTCAACCCCGGCGTGATCTTCCTGCTCGCGCCGCTTCTCGACATGTTCTGGGCCTGGCAGAACCGCCGCGGCAAGGAGCCGAGCAGCGTCACGAAGATGGCCATCGGCAGCGTCATCCTTGGCCTCTCGTTCATCGTCATGGTCGTCGGCGTGCGGATGGTCGGCGACACGAAGGGAAGCCCCTTCTGGCCGCTGTTCTGCACCTTCCTGCTGACGATCGGCGAGCTGTATCTGTCACCGGTCGGCCTGTCGCTGGTCACCAAGGTGGCCCCGGCCCGCGTCGTGTCGATGATGATGGGCATGTGGTTCCTGTCCAGCTTCGCCGGAAACTACCTGTCCGGCTACATCGGCACCTTCTACGAGAACAAGACCCTCTCCAAGGAGGCGTTCTTCTGGCTGCTCACCTTCCTCGGCCTCGGAACGGGCGGCCTGATGTTCGCCTTCAACAAGCCTCTCAAAAAGATTCTCGGGTAA
- a CDS encoding glycosyltransferase family 2 protein has translation MNQDSRVGIVMLTWNQKQMTFEGLDALRRLDGPKPRVVLVDNGSVDGTCEAVRAAYPEVEVLGLPENKGFCAANNRGAELFLKDPSIEYVLFVNNDIDLEPDCVNRLVSFMDATPSAGACGPLIFYDSPRDVVWAAGGRIFTDLMWFPPILRDRPWRCGNTPRRVGYIHGCALLVRRSVIETIGMFDERFFIYHDEVDWCHRMAKAGWDVWLVPAARLYHKVSQVVGQHSPMMIYYTSRNKLLFWWKHGRLSDIPKFYAFHLWKLVRIFARAGSPWALVSLFKALLDAVTGAFGRGHIEAARKKN, from the coding sequence ATGAACCAAGATTCTCGGGTCGGTATCGTCATGCTGACCTGGAACCAGAAGCAGATGACGTTCGAGGGACTCGATGCGCTGCGACGTCTCGACGGGCCGAAACCCCGGGTCGTTCTCGTCGATAACGGGAGCGTCGACGGCACCTGCGAAGCAGTCAGGGCCGCGTATCCAGAGGTCGAGGTGCTCGGACTTCCCGAGAACAAAGGGTTCTGCGCAGCGAACAATCGGGGCGCCGAGCTTTTTCTGAAGGATCCGTCGATCGAATACGTGCTGTTCGTGAATAACGACATCGATCTCGAGCCGGACTGCGTGAACCGGCTCGTCTCCTTCATGGACGCGACCCCGTCCGCCGGGGCCTGCGGACCCCTGATTTTCTACGATTCCCCGCGCGACGTCGTCTGGGCCGCGGGCGGCCGCATCTTCACCGACCTGATGTGGTTCCCGCCGATCCTCCGCGACAGGCCCTGGCGGTGCGGGAACACGCCGCGGCGCGTCGGGTATATCCACGGCTGCGCGCTGCTGGTGCGGCGTTCGGTGATCGAGACGATCGGCATGTTCGACGAGCGGTTCTTCATCTACCACGACGAGGTCGACTGGTGCCACCGCATGGCGAAGGCCGGCTGGGACGTCTGGCTCGTTCCGGCCGCGCGGCTGTATCACAAGGTCTCCCAGGTCGTCGGCCAGCACAGCCCGATGATGATCTACTATACCTCTCGCAATAAATTGCTGTTCTGGTGGAAGCACGGCCGCCTGTCGGACATTCCGAAATTCTACGCATTCCATCTCTGGAAACTGGTCCGCATCTTCGCCCGCGCCGGCTCCCCCTGGGCGCTGGTCTCGCTCTTCAAAGCCCTGCTCGACGCCGTCACCGGCGCCTTCGGCCGCGGCCATATCGAAGCCGCGCGAAAGAAGAACTGA
- a CDS encoding radical SAM protein, whose amino-acid sequence MDLDPFKRWMWLRTLYLKWRLPVRYPLILNIEPTNRCNLACAMCPRSISGRPVADMEWGLFERLVYELKREGPILKVFLQKDGEPLLHPKIAQMVEMLADARAAKSIGIITNGTLLSEDMFADLAAAGLDDLIVSIDAVEPAGYEKLKGANAYERVVANVERAIAMKREHNLKKPLIKARMVERRGHETDVEAFRRRWTGKADMVDITPYHTWIGAVGDERCYGRDGRYPCSLLWYTGIVNSDGQVSPCCIDYECRGSLGRVGKGGFKEIWNGKALHDLRMKHLKGEYGRTAICGNCEYWLIKEDIGAWLRRIYRVSNTPATGGGR is encoded by the coding sequence ATGGACCTCGATCCGTTCAAGCGGTGGATGTGGCTGAGGACGCTGTATCTGAAATGGCGTCTTCCCGTCCGATATCCGTTGATTCTCAACATCGAGCCGACGAACCGGTGCAACCTCGCCTGCGCGATGTGCCCGCGCTCGATCAGCGGCCGCCCGGTCGCCGACATGGAGTGGGGGCTGTTCGAGAGGCTCGTCTATGAACTAAAACGGGAAGGGCCGATCCTGAAGGTGTTCCTCCAGAAAGACGGCGAACCGCTCCTGCACCCGAAGATCGCGCAGATGGTCGAGATGCTTGCCGACGCCCGCGCCGCCAAATCGATCGGTATTATAACGAATGGTACACTTCTTAGCGAGGACATGTTTGCCGATCTCGCGGCGGCCGGCCTCGACGACCTGATCGTCAGCATCGACGCCGTCGAACCCGCGGGGTATGAAAAACTCAAGGGGGCGAATGCTTACGAACGCGTCGTGGCCAACGTCGAGAGGGCGATCGCGATGAAGCGCGAGCACAACCTGAAAAAGCCCCTCATCAAGGCGCGCATGGTCGAGCGTCGGGGCCATGAGACAGACGTCGAAGCGTTCCGGCGACGCTGGACAGGAAAAGCCGACATGGTCGACATCACGCCGTATCACACCTGGATCGGCGCGGTCGGCGACGAGCGATGTTACGGCCGCGACGGCCGGTATCCCTGCTCGCTTCTCTGGTATACCGGCATCGTCAACTCCGACGGCCAGGTCTCACCCTGCTGCATCGATTACGAATGCCGCGGCTCGCTGGGCCGGGTGGGGAAGGGCGGTTTCAAGGAAATCTGGAACGGAAAAGCCCTGCATGATCTTCGCATGAAGCATCTGAAGGGCGAATACGGCAGGACCGCGATCTGCGGCAACTGTGAATACTGGCTGATCAAGGAGGACATCGGCGCCTGGCTGCGCCGTATCTATAGAGTATCGAATACACCCGCGACCGGAGGCGGCAGATGA